A region from the Wansuia hejianensis genome encodes:
- a CDS encoding ATP-binding cassette domain-containing protein codes for MVDNIQTNVTADRPEYCFRLRNITKKFGASVALNDVSLEVKPGEVIGLIGPNGAGKSTLMGILTGVVPATEGRMELDGVEYEKEKYSTAIAKEGGIACCYQELSVCANLTVYENFAVTVMDHRPFGRHGWRKEMIRLAEDMLENVFPGNKINVRTKTGRLPIEQKQMVEVCCAMASEGVKVLILDEPTSSLTSDRIQQFHEAIKKMRDRDISVIYISHKLEEIINISTRIVVMRNGEQTGEITTELTTIEDLVNVMGGRVNTGGAREKKKDESEHLLDIEHFTDKALYDVSMHISRGEIVGISGLGGSGQRELLNEIYKTYHGSHNRAIRTVGKASFVSGDRQNEGIFKLWSIADNIVISSLDLLTNWKLIDKERSDSLAQRWYDKLKFRAAGREDKITNLSGGNQQKAIIGRGIASEADLIIFDDPTRGVDAGTKKDIYDIIKEISKSGKSVVWYSTEDNEMLECDRVYVMRDGTIVDELQENEISVDAVVASSFKKAEKADTSVNTENSGWGRKFISALTSGSGISILVFIAIWMIMSNINHNVNTRTGMTYMIGTALPLVLVSLGQMFIVSVGDINLGIGNAMGVVNVLAATLLVEKTGLGILAMAGVLVLYAGVAVLIHKRNMPSIVVSLGMLSVWLGIALLILPTPGGSSPEWLSAFFNLQTPLFPVQVYLCVIAAFAGYWMIFRSKYGMIIRGIGDSPASISKRGWSYLTAHVVAYVISGVFVILAGLAMTYVSRGADANASSSYQMMSIATILLGGCAFSGGIVEPVGVVAGGLSISLISSMLTFLQVDSSYRTAVIGIILIAVLVVGEVMKRRRSR; via the coding sequence ATGGTGGATAATATTCAGACAAACGTAACGGCGGACAGGCCAGAATATTGTTTCCGGCTGCGGAATATCACCAAGAAATTTGGCGCTTCAGTGGCACTGAACGATGTGAGCCTGGAAGTTAAACCCGGCGAAGTAATAGGGCTGATCGGGCCTAACGGAGCCGGTAAGTCGACGCTGATGGGGATACTTACGGGTGTTGTGCCAGCCACCGAGGGCCGGATGGAATTGGACGGAGTAGAATATGAGAAGGAGAAGTATTCTACCGCAATTGCAAAGGAAGGCGGAATTGCGTGTTGCTACCAGGAATTGTCAGTATGCGCGAATCTGACGGTATATGAAAATTTTGCGGTCACTGTCATGGATCACAGACCGTTTGGCAGACATGGCTGGAGAAAAGAGATGATCCGCCTGGCAGAGGATATGCTTGAAAATGTTTTTCCAGGCAACAAAATCAATGTGAGAACAAAGACGGGAAGACTGCCGATTGAGCAGAAGCAGATGGTGGAGGTCTGTTGCGCCATGGCTTCAGAGGGTGTAAAGGTCCTGATCCTGGATGAACCTACGTCTTCTCTGACATCAGACCGCATTCAGCAATTTCATGAAGCGATTAAAAAAATGCGGGACCGGGACATTTCGGTCATCTACATATCCCACAAGCTGGAGGAAATCATTAATATTTCAACCCGTATTGTAGTAATGCGCAATGGAGAGCAGACCGGAGAAATTACAACAGAGCTGACGACGATAGAAGATCTTGTGAATGTCATGGGCGGGCGGGTGAATACAGGCGGTGCCAGGGAAAAAAAGAAAGATGAATCTGAGCATCTTCTGGACATTGAACATTTTACGGACAAAGCTCTCTATGACGTATCCATGCATATCAGCAGGGGCGAGATCGTGGGGATTTCAGGGCTTGGAGGCTCCGGGCAGCGTGAGCTGCTGAATGAGATCTACAAAACTTATCACGGATCACATAACAGAGCAATCCGGACGGTGGGAAAAGCCTCCTTTGTCAGCGGCGACAGACAGAATGAGGGAATTTTTAAACTGTGGAGCATTGCGGATAATATTGTGATATCCAGCCTGGATCTGTTGACTAACTGGAAACTGATTGACAAAGAGCGGAGCGACAGTCTGGCACAGCGGTGGTATGATAAACTGAAGTTCCGCGCTGCGGGAAGGGAAGACAAGATTACAAACCTGTCAGGCGGCAACCAACAGAAAGCGATTATTGGAAGAGGAATTGCATCAGAGGCTGATCTGATTATCTTTGATGATCCCACGAGAGGAGTAGACGCGGGCACTAAAAAGGATATCTACGATATCATTAAGGAGATCAGCAAGTCCGGAAAAAGTGTGGTCTGGTACAGCACCGAAGATAATGAAATGCTGGAATGCGACCGTGTCTACGTGATGCGTGACGGGACTATAGTGGATGAGCTTCAGGAAAATGAAATATCCGTCGACGCGGTAGTCGCTTCTTCCTTTAAAAAAGCAGAAAAGGCAGATACATCCGTCAATACGGAAAATAGCGGATGGGGCAGGAAATTTATTTCAGCGCTCACGTCCGGGTCCGGAATTTCTATTCTCGTGTTTATAGCGATCTGGATGATCATGAGCAATATCAATCATAATGTTAACACGAGAACCGGAATGACCTATATGATAGGGACTGCTTTGCCGCTGGTTCTGGTTTCTCTGGGCCAGATGTTTATTGTAAGCGTCGGCGATATTAACCTGGGCATTGGAAACGCTATGGGAGTCGTTAATGTGCTTGCCGCGACTCTGCTTGTGGAAAAAACAGGCCTGGGTATACTGGCGATGGCAGGCGTCCTGGTTCTTTATGCGGGAGTGGCGGTTTTAATACATAAAAGGAATATGCCGTCGATCGTTGTCAGCCTGGGCATGCTGAGTGTCTGGCTGGGAATTGCCCTGTTGATACTTCCGACGCCTGGAGGAAGCTCTCCGGAATGGCTGAGTGCATTTTTTAACCTGCAGACACCGCTGTTCCCGGTTCAGGTATATCTGTGTGTGATCGCGGCATTCGCCGGCTATTGGATGATATTCCGGTCGAAATATGGAATGATCATCCGCGGGATCGGAGACAGCCCCGCATCTATCTCGAAGAGGGGCTGGTCCTATCTGACCGCGCATGTGGTTGCGTACGTAATATCCGGTGTTTTTGTAATTTTGGCAGGCCTCGCCATGACTTATGTGAGCAGGGGAGCGGATGCGAATGCCTCATCATCCTACCAGATGATGAGTATCGCGACAATTCTGCTGGGCGGATGTGCTTTTTCCGGCGGAATTGTGGAACCGGTTGGCGTGGTCGCGGGCGGATTATCCATTTCGCTGATATCCTCTATGCTGACGTTTCTGCAGGTTGACAGCAGCTACAGGACGGCGGTGATCGGCATTATCCTGATCGCTGTGCTTGTGGTGGGAGAGGTTATGAAGAGGAGGAGAAGCCGATGA
- a CDS encoding zinc-dependent alcohol dehydrogenase: MRVAVVTEPFKVEIEDRPVPEVGDNDVLIKVVRAGICGSDLHLYKGTHAFRKPPAALGHEVCGIVDKVGPAVTRFKEGDHVTVEPQVGCGSCDFCKSGNVNLCTHKKVPGTPGWLGTFAEYFVAPEQAVYRLKNDITFDEGTLVEPLAVAVQAMNACSGARKETIAILGAGTIGLLVLAVAKARGYKKIFCTDTAEFNRKLAVKMGAFAAFDPLNCNVEEEIKKETGGAGVNVCVVAAGAPNIIDQASAVTGKMGEVVLVSMITKPIPVYTYSFVFNEQKLIGTMTYTTEAFRQACEMINGGLDISPIITHCLPLEDAGKGLELLDKKTENAGKILVHL; encoded by the coding sequence ATGAGAGTAGCAGTTGTAACAGAACCTTTTAAGGTTGAGATCGAGGACAGGCCGGTCCCGGAGGTGGGTGATAATGATGTTCTTATTAAAGTTGTGAGGGCGGGGATTTGCGGTTCGGACCTGCATTTGTATAAAGGGACACACGCGTTTCGCAAGCCACCGGCAGCTTTGGGGCATGAGGTCTGCGGGATAGTTGATAAAGTAGGCCCGGCGGTCACCCGGTTCAAAGAGGGCGATCATGTGACAGTTGAGCCCCAGGTCGGATGCGGCAGCTGTGATTTCTGCAAAAGCGGAAATGTCAATCTCTGTACGCATAAAAAGGTTCCGGGAACTCCCGGCTGGCTGGGAACATTTGCGGAATATTTCGTGGCTCCGGAACAGGCGGTCTACCGTTTGAAGAACGACATTACGTTTGACGAGGGCACGCTGGTAGAACCCCTGGCTGTGGCAGTACAGGCGATGAATGCCTGTTCCGGCGCGCGCAAAGAGACCATCGCGATTTTAGGCGCTGGAACAATAGGTCTGCTGGTTCTGGCAGTGGCAAAAGCGAGAGGCTATAAAAAGATTTTTTGTACGGATACAGCGGAATTTAACAGAAAACTGGCTGTGAAAATGGGCGCCTTTGCGGCCTTCGATCCACTGAACTGCAACGTGGAAGAAGAAATCAAAAAAGAAACAGGCGGTGCCGGAGTGAACGTATGTGTTGTTGCGGCAGGCGCGCCGAATATCATTGACCAGGCTTCGGCTGTTACCGGTAAAATGGGGGAGGTAGTCCTTGTATCGATGATTACGAAGCCAATTCCTGTATACACCTACAGCTTTGTATTTAATGAACAGAAGCTGATCGGCACGATGACATACACGACAGAAGCTTTCCGCCAGGCTTGCGAGATGATCAACGGCGGTCTGGATATCTCTCCGATTATTACGCACTGTCTGCCTCTGGAGGATGCGGGAAAAGGGCTGGAGCTTCTGGATAAGAAAACAGAGAATGCGGGCAAAATTTTGGTTCACTTATGA
- a CDS encoding zinc-binding dehydrogenase — protein MPEMMQGLVKAKPEVGAEYRTDLPIPEVGARDVLVHVKAVAICGTDQHIYNWTAYAQERCKLPMIFGHEFAGDVVAVGSEVTEVKIGDRVAGETHIPCNHCYQCETDNRHICENMKIIGVHTDGAYADYISFPADDAYKISDDLDYQKAALMEPMGVGVHGVDKGEVKDKDIVIYGCGPIGLMAVGAAKVFGAKKITAIDIFDNKLETAKQMGADLVINSKTEDAVKLVMDRTGHGADVVIDYTGNNAAYKSGFAMLKKGGRFVMVGLPNGETALDLSEAIIYKEATVIGVTGREMYKTWEQCEEILKNPLYNVDATVGGVYRLSEYKKAFDAIFAGASGRMILIP, from the coding sequence ATGCCAGAAATGATGCAGGGCCTTGTAAAGGCTAAACCGGAGGTTGGCGCAGAATATAGAACAGATTTACCGATCCCTGAGGTCGGAGCCAGAGACGTGCTGGTTCATGTAAAGGCGGTGGCTATCTGTGGAACGGACCAGCATATCTATAACTGGACTGCATATGCGCAGGAAAGATGCAAATTGCCGATGATTTTCGGTCATGAGTTTGCAGGGGATGTAGTGGCTGTCGGCAGCGAGGTTACTGAGGTTAAGATTGGAGACCGCGTGGCAGGGGAAACTCATATTCCATGCAACCACTGCTATCAGTGTGAGACTGATAACAGACATATCTGTGAAAATATGAAGATTATCGGCGTACATACGGATGGAGCCTATGCCGATTATATCAGCTTTCCGGCTGATGACGCCTATAAGATCAGCGATGATTTGGATTATCAGAAGGCAGCCCTGATGGAGCCGATGGGCGTTGGCGTACACGGGGTAGACAAGGGGGAGGTGAAGGATAAGGACATTGTGATCTATGGCTGTGGCCCGATTGGCCTGATGGCTGTTGGGGCTGCAAAGGTATTTGGAGCGAAGAAGATTACGGCAATTGATATTTTTGACAATAAACTGGAAACGGCCAAGCAGATGGGTGCGGACTTGGTGATTAATTCAAAGACAGAAGATGCTGTGAAGCTGGTTATGGACAGGACCGGCCACGGCGCGGATGTTGTGATTGATTATACCGGCAACAACGCAGCGTATAAAAGTGGATTTGCCATGCTGAAAAAGGGAGGGCGTTTTGTCATGGTAGGACTTCCTAACGGAGAAACAGCCCTGGATCTCAGTGAAGCCATAATTTATAAAGAAGCAACTGTCATAGGCGTCACCGGCAGAGAAATGTACAAGACCTGGGAACAGTGCGAGGAAATTCTTAAAAATCCTCTGTATAACGTAGATGCAACTGTTGGAGGCGTTTATAGGCTTTCGGAATATAAAAAGGCGTTTGATGCGATCTTTGCCGGCGCATCCGGAAGAATGATTTTGATTCCCTGA
- a CDS encoding sigma-54-dependent Fis family transcriptional regulator → MVKQIRVLAILPYEGLKEMLVSAAGQHREICLDATVGDMEKAVEVAGERMETAKYDVIIARGGTAELLRTAYPHMIILEISVTFDDIFRAVLLARNYNEKFAIVSLPAIAKRAQEFCTMLQYDIEVYAVNTEEESKELLENLQKQGYSMVVGDMINAKLATEKGMNVVLIMSGKNSVEAVLKQAVQLLAIKSRETEEKDYLKSICDGAPWYITILNRQGDVLLNNVKNSGESERYAEFLKENLNAYFEQEIFHMERRFGREYYVVDSKIIEGSGGEEVVIYGRPVCVEVPEDTRGIMLAEEEDEDSYSFESSFGVSNLVGRARETMLKCCNSRLPILILGEPGSGKDAAANSIYRMGYNKNRPFYTIDCEVVTPKEWTRFFEKSTSPLMEINCTIYFKNIQVIDINLEKKLRDMIENTNLCRRNQVIFSGTVKGDSAECMMSEYLLTKVNCILLQALPLRKRKSDVLNLSIIYLSALNAELGKQVIGFENGADEEMLQYSWPGNVTQLKRVLRELVIGTDGNYITRKSVKECISNEIFSSEEANVSNINLNQSLNDITYDVIRRVMKEEGMNQKKAADRLKVSRTTIWRILNSR, encoded by the coding sequence ATGGTGAAGCAAATTAGAGTGCTGGCAATTCTTCCGTATGAAGGGTTAAAAGAAATGCTGGTTTCTGCTGCCGGACAGCACAGGGAAATCTGCCTGGACGCGACAGTCGGCGACATGGAGAAAGCGGTGGAAGTGGCCGGAGAGAGAATGGAAACGGCGAAATATGATGTTATAATAGCCAGAGGCGGTACCGCGGAGCTGCTGCGGACCGCGTATCCGCATATGATTATACTGGAAATATCCGTTACGTTTGATGATATTTTCCGGGCGGTGCTGCTGGCTAGGAATTATAATGAAAAGTTTGCAATTGTAAGCCTGCCTGCAATCGCTAAAAGGGCGCAGGAGTTCTGTACCATGCTGCAGTATGATATTGAGGTATATGCCGTTAATACAGAGGAAGAGTCTAAAGAATTGCTGGAGAATCTTCAAAAGCAGGGATACTCTATGGTTGTGGGGGATATGATTAATGCGAAGCTGGCCACGGAAAAAGGCATGAACGTCGTGCTGATTATGTCTGGAAAAAACAGCGTAGAAGCTGTATTAAAGCAGGCTGTTCAGCTGTTGGCCATCAAATCGAGGGAGACCGAGGAGAAGGATTACCTCAAAAGCATATGCGATGGCGCGCCCTGGTATATTACCATTTTGAACCGTCAGGGTGATGTACTGCTTAATAATGTGAAGAACAGCGGAGAGTCTGAGAGATATGCGGAATTTTTGAAGGAGAACCTCAATGCATATTTTGAACAGGAGATATTTCACATGGAGCGGAGATTCGGCAGGGAATACTATGTCGTTGATTCGAAGATTATTGAGGGCTCAGGCGGAGAAGAAGTGGTGATCTACGGGCGCCCTGTCTGCGTGGAGGTTCCTGAGGATACCAGAGGGATTATGCTTGCTGAAGAGGAGGACGAGGACAGCTATTCCTTTGAAAGCTCCTTCGGGGTCTCGAACTTGGTGGGCCGGGCCAGGGAAACTATGCTGAAATGCTGTAATTCAAGGCTGCCGATTTTGATTCTTGGTGAACCGGGCAGCGGAAAGGATGCTGCGGCGAACAGCATATACCGCATGGGTTACAACAAGAACAGGCCGTTTTATACGATTGACTGTGAGGTGGTTACGCCTAAGGAGTGGACAAGATTTTTTGAAAAATCTACTTCTCCTTTGATGGAGATTAATTGTACGATCTATTTTAAAAATATACAGGTGATTGATATAAACCTGGAGAAGAAGCTGCGGGACATGATTGAAAATACAAATCTTTGCAGAAGGAATCAAGTTATCTTTTCGGGAACAGTAAAAGGGGACTCTGCGGAGTGTATGATGTCAGAATATTTGCTGACGAAGGTAAACTGTATTCTTCTGCAGGCGCTGCCTCTCCGAAAAAGAAAAAGCGATGTCCTGAATCTTTCGATTATCTATTTGAGCGCTCTGAACGCGGAACTTGGCAAGCAGGTAATCGGTTTTGAGAATGGTGCAGATGAGGAAATGCTTCAGTATTCGTGGCCGGGGAATGTGACACAGCTGAAGAGGGTGCTGCGGGAACTTGTGATCGGTACGGATGGGAACTATATTACAAGAAAAAGTGTTAAAGAGTGCATATCTAATGAGATATTCAGCAGCGAAGAGGCTAATGTGAGCAATATCAATCTGAACCAGTCTCTTAATGATATCACTTATGATGTGATCCGCCGTGTGATGAAAGAGGAAGGGATGAATCAGAAGAAAGCCGCTGACCGGCTGAAGGTAAGCCGTACGACAATCTGGCGGATCTTGAATTCTCGATAA
- a CDS encoding cyclase family protein, whose product MKKDYNDEEWVHSNVWENYGAGDERGAANEMDCGSVLQALSLVKKGRIYDLETERFKGMNIWNGHCGFEIVSYASPSGRRKLKNTNAHCSVNWYQKGEWMDEEHNAPDYRMGCNTEMVMGPLHLGTHIDALCHWTTGEDDHWYGGYTDAEYGSVLGPSKCDAAKIPPMIMRGVMLDIASYKGVEYLPGDYIISAEDCEACARWEGVALKRGDAVLLRTGNGWPEERAGGAGLGISAARYLVEEGGAILVGDDKSCLDGEKADGSMSVPRHPQPVHHYLLIQQGVHIMEYVQLEELARDEVYEFCFISCSPKLRNATGMPVRPIALV is encoded by the coding sequence GTGAAAAAAGATTATAATGATGAAGAGTGGGTACATAGCAATGTCTGGGAAAATTATGGAGCAGGGGATGAACGGGGGGCGGCGAATGAGATGGACTGTGGTTCTGTGCTGCAGGCCCTTTCCCTGGTTAAGAAAGGCAGAATCTACGATCTGGAAACTGAACGCTTTAAGGGTATGAATATCTGGAACGGGCATTGCGGTTTTGAAATTGTGTCTTATGCGTCGCCGTCGGGCAGAAGAAAGCTCAAGAATACGAATGCACACTGTTCTGTTAACTGGTATCAAAAAGGGGAATGGATGGATGAAGAACACAATGCCCCCGATTATCGTATGGGCTGCAATACTGAGATGGTGATGGGGCCGCTCCATCTGGGGACCCACATAGATGCGTTGTGTCATTGGACAACGGGAGAGGATGACCATTGGTACGGCGGATATACGGATGCGGAATACGGATCGGTTTTGGGGCCGTCTAAATGTGACGCTGCGAAAATCCCGCCTATGATTATGAGAGGGGTCATGCTTGATATTGCGTCCTATAAAGGGGTAGAATATTTGCCGGGGGATTACATCATTTCAGCAGAGGACTGTGAAGCATGCGCCCGTTGGGAGGGCGTAGCGCTGAAGAGGGGCGACGCAGTCTTGCTGCGCACGGGCAATGGATGGCCAGAAGAGCGAGCGGGCGGCGCCGGTCTGGGGATCAGCGCCGCGAGATATCTGGTAGAAGAAGGCGGAGCTATATTGGTGGGGGATGATAAATCCTGTCTGGATGGAGAAAAAGCAGATGGATCGATGAGTGTTCCGCGCCACCCTCAGCCGGTTCATCATTATCTGCTGATTCAACAGGGGGTCCATATCATGGAATACGTGCAGCTGGAGGAGCTGGCCAGGGATGAGGTATATGAATTTTGTTTTATCAGCTGCTCTCCGAAACTCCGAAATGCGACGGGAATGCCGGTTCGGCCAATAGCGCTGGTATAA
- a CDS encoding four-carbon acid sugar kinase family protein: protein MVKLVVVADDFTGALDTGIKFAEAGAQTQVILKPDFGMEEIRPDSEVLIVDAETRHLDGEAAYHIVYDLVRRCKNYGIKYFYKKTDSALRGNVGSELSAVSDAAGCSVSFVPALPKLNRITKDGIQYIDGVPVADSLFGRDPFEPVTKSAVAEVIHEGTGIEVVVVKNCKQIKRAERRAIYVYDAKSNLEMENIARELKDTLGLEATAGCAGFADCLTKVIDFSHKREVEIRRVKNLLIVCGSVNEITKRQIKYAEKAGFRRISLNVVQKLQPGYFETEEARSFLNDFYRKCSQGMPVIMDVFSHDDAVEEAAAYGRLVGVAEENIRECIVNRLGEFIDLWLGFGVDGALSLSGGDTVYAFLQRKGCKDIRPVCEIMPGAVLFETKVGERTMQVVSKSGGFGNESIFVEIADKMMVGGVV, encoded by the coding sequence ATGGTAAAGCTGGTGGTAGTTGCTGACGATTTTACGGGAGCGTTGGATACGGGTATTAAATTTGCTGAGGCAGGAGCGCAGACACAGGTGATACTGAAGCCTGATTTTGGAATGGAAGAAATCAGGCCAGACAGCGAAGTGTTAATTGTTGATGCGGAAACCAGGCATCTGGATGGGGAGGCGGCATATCATATAGTCTATGATCTGGTAAGACGCTGTAAAAACTATGGGATAAAATACTTCTATAAAAAAACAGATTCTGCGCTGAGGGGTAATGTGGGAAGTGAGCTTTCAGCTGTATCGGACGCAGCCGGGTGTTCTGTCAGTTTCGTTCCGGCGCTGCCGAAGCTGAACAGAATTACAAAAGATGGTATACAGTATATTGACGGTGTTCCGGTTGCCGACAGCCTCTTTGGCAGGGATCCCTTTGAACCTGTTACAAAATCTGCAGTCGCAGAAGTGATACATGAGGGCACAGGAATAGAAGTTGTCGTCGTTAAGAACTGTAAGCAAATCAAACGGGCAGAACGGCGGGCTATTTATGTTTATGATGCCAAAAGTAATCTTGAAATGGAGAATATAGCCAGGGAGCTTAAGGATACTCTGGGACTGGAGGCGACTGCGGGCTGTGCAGGGTTTGCTGACTGCCTGACGAAGGTAATTGATTTTTCTCATAAAAGAGAAGTGGAAATCCGCAGGGTGAAAAATCTTCTGATTGTCTGCGGGAGCGTGAATGAGATTACAAAACGGCAGATAAAATATGCGGAGAAAGCAGGATTTAGACGGATCAGTCTAAACGTAGTTCAAAAGCTGCAGCCCGGTTATTTTGAAACGGAGGAAGCGAGGAGTTTTCTAAATGATTTTTACAGAAAATGCAGTCAGGGGATGCCGGTTATTATGGATGTCTTTTCGCATGATGATGCGGTAGAGGAGGCAGCAGCATATGGCAGATTGGTGGGAGTTGCGGAGGAAAATATCAGAGAATGTATTGTGAACCGGCTGGGGGAATTTATAGACCTGTGGCTTGGCTTTGGGGTGGACGGGGCTTTGTCTCTCAGCGGCGGAGACACAGTATACGCTTTTTTACAGCGAAAGGGATGTAAGGACATACGTCCGGTCTGCGAAATAATGCCTGGCGCGGTGCTGTTTGAGACGAAGGTTGGGGAACGGACAATGCAGGTGGTTTCAAAATCCGGGGGGTTCGGAAATGAATCGATATTCGTAGAGATTGCGGATAAGATGATGGTTGGAGGTGTAGTGTGA
- the pdxA gene encoding 4-hydroxythreonine-4-phosphate dehydrogenase PdxA: MKSKPIIGITMGDPAGCGPEITVKALHAPELYERCSPLVVGDAKMIEDSIRILEETGYLKPGEISVRRVREVHEAVFEYGTIDVYHLELVDMERFEYGKLSAMCGEAAFQCVVKVIELALAGEVDATVTNALNKEAINLAGHHYSGHTEIYAEYTGTRKYAMMLAHENLRVVHVSTHVSLREACDRVKKERVLECIRLADEACRDLGIKTPKVGVAGLNPHSGEDGMFGREEIDEIAPAIKLAREEGIVVEGPVPPDTVFSKARGGWYDIVVVMYHDQGHIPLKVVGFVYKPEESKWGAVAGVNITLGLPIIRVSVDHGTAFGHAGQGVQNELSLVNSIDDALLMAVSRLKKQQE; encoded by the coding sequence AGATTACGGTTAAAGCTCTGCATGCTCCCGAATTGTATGAACGCTGCAGCCCGCTGGTGGTCGGGGATGCGAAGATGATTGAGGATTCTATTCGGATTCTTGAAGAAACAGGTTATTTAAAGCCTGGAGAAATTTCTGTCCGCAGAGTGAGGGAGGTTCATGAGGCGGTATTTGAGTATGGGACGATTGATGTCTACCATCTGGAGCTGGTTGATATGGAGCGTTTTGAGTATGGCAAACTGTCGGCGATGTGTGGCGAGGCAGCCTTTCAATGTGTGGTAAAAGTTATTGAGCTGGCACTTGCGGGAGAGGTTGATGCTACGGTAACGAATGCTTTGAATAAAGAAGCAATCAATCTGGCGGGACACCATTATTCGGGGCATACTGAAATTTATGCCGAATATACAGGCACCAGGAAATATGCCATGATGCTGGCTCATGAGAATCTCAGGGTGGTTCATGTGTCTACCCATGTATCTCTGAGGGAAGCTTGTGACCGGGTGAAAAAAGAACGTGTGCTGGAATGCATACGACTGGCTGATGAGGCGTGCAGGGATCTCGGTATTAAAACCCCTAAAGTAGGGGTGGCGGGTTTGAACCCTCATTCCGGAGAAGACGGGATGTTTGGAAGAGAAGAAATTGATGAGATCGCCCCGGCAATAAAATTGGCACGTGAAGAAGGGATTGTGGTGGAAGGCCCGGTTCCTCCGGATACGGTATTTTCAAAAGCCAGGGGTGGATGGTATGATATTGTGGTAGTGATGTATCATGACCAGGGGCATATTCCACTGAAGGTTGTGGGATTTGTATACAAACCAGAGGAGAGTAAATGGGGCGCGGTTGCAGGCGTCAATATCACTCTGGGATTGCCAATCATCCGTGTGTCGGTAGACCATGGGACGGCATTTGGCCATGCGGGACAGGGAGTCCAGAATGAATTAAGCCTGGTGAATTCAATTGACGACGCACTTCTGATGGCGGTCAGCCGCTTAAAAAAACAACAGGAATAA